The genomic interval ACCATAGCCGATGTCGAAAGAGTGAAAGAATCGGCAAAGGGGATAGCCATTCCGGCCGAAAGAGAGATAATTCACACGTTGACTCAGGATTTCATAGTAGACAATCAGCCCAACATTATCGATCCGGTCGGATTGATGGGTATGAGGCTGGAAGCAATAATTTATATAATAACGGCATCCAGCCTTGCGCTCGGAAACATAAGAAAAGCAGTCGAAGGTTCGGGTTTATCCGTGGAATCAATGATACTGCAGCCTCTCGCTTCTTCTTATGCGGTTCTGGGCGAGGAAGACAGGCAACAAGGCATAGCTCTTCTCGACATAGGAGGAGGAGTTACGAATATTTCCGTCTGGTATGGCGGTTCTCTCAGGGATGTGGGGCTTGTCAAGCTGGGCGGGGATTCCATTACGAGGGACATTTCTATGGGTTTGGCAACATCTTACGCTTTTGCTGAAAAAATTAAAAAAGAAAAAGCCTCTGCCCACCCGACATACGTTGACCCGGAAGAAGTTATAGACATACAAGCGACCGCCGGAAGGGGTAACAGAAAAGTCACGACTGAAAGACTGCACGATGTCGTCGAGGCCAGAGTGGAAGAGATTCTCGATTTTTCGTTCAGAAAAATCCAACGCAGTGAATACGCGCACAACCTGGCGTCCGGAGTCGTAATCACTGGCGGAACAGCGAATCTCAAAGGGATTATAGAGGTCGCCGAAGAGATATTCGAACTACCGGTCAGGCTTGGAATCCCGGGAGACGATCTTCTCGGGATGGTTGAAGCGGTCTCATCGCCAGCATTCTCGACGGTTCTCGGACTGATAAAATATTCGATTTCAGATCAGGAAGAAACGGGATCCCAGGGGGACAAAGAAAAAAAGAAAAAAATAGTAGGAGGACTGAAAAAGTGGATAAGCGATTTCTTTTAGACCGGATAAACGAAGCGTCAATTAAACATTTTTTAAATGGAATATGAAGGAGGAATATATGGGTATATTCGAAATGGCCCCGCAAGAACTTCCGCTGGCTAAGATAGTGGTTGTAGGAGTCGGAGGAGCCGGTGGAAATACTGTGAACACAATGGTTGAAGAGGGCATTGAAGGCGTGAACATCGTTGTTGTGAACACGGACCTGCAGGATCTCATAAAGTCCAGAGCCCAGAAAAAAATTCAAATAGGTAAAGAGACGACAAGGGGACTCGGCACCGGTTTTGATCCTGAAAAAGGCAAGAAGGCGGCGGAAGAGAGCATGAGAGAAATCGAAGAGATTTTCAAAGGCATCGATATGGTTTTCATAACAGCGGGTATGGGAGGCGGAACCGGCACGGGAGCGTCTTCGATAATCGCCAGAGCGGCAAAACAATCGGGAGCAGTGACAGTTTCGGTTGTGACTCTGCCTTTTAACTGGGAAGGGAAGAAAAGATATGATGTCGCAACCAGGGGAGTTAAGGATCTTTCTTCATCGTCTGACACAATTCTGGTGATTCATAACGACAACATAAGAACTCTTTATTCCAAACAGATCACGGCAAAAGACGCTTTTAAATATGTCGACGGCGTGCTTGTAAAAGCGACAAAAGGCGTTTCTGACTTGATAATTAAACAGGGACATATAAATTTGGACTTCGCCGACATAAAAAGAGTGATGGGAAAAGGAGGAAAAGCGCTCATGGGCATCGGATA from candidate division WOR-3 bacterium carries:
- the ftsA gene encoding cell division protein FtsA, with product MDKKMISTALDLGSSKVCAVIAEIASRNKINVIGVGEAVSEGMRHGVVINLDKTISSIKNAIHDAEVMAGVQAGPVSIGVTGEHIKGIASKGVISITSKEQGITIADVERVKESAKGIAIPAEREIIHTLTQDFIVDNQPNIIDPVGLMGMRLEAIIYIITASSLALGNIRKAVEGSGLSVESMILQPLASSYAVLGEEDRQQGIALLDIGGGVTNISVWYGGSLRDVGLVKLGGDSITRDISMGLATSYAFAEKIKKEKASAHPTYVDPEEVIDIQATAGRGNRKVTTERLHDVVEARVEEILDFSFRKIQRSEYAHNLASGVVITGGTANLKGIIEVAEEIFELPVRLGIPGDDLLGMVEAVSSPAFSTVLGLIKYSISDQEETGSQGDKEKKKKIVGGLKKWISDFF
- the ftsZ gene encoding cell division protein FtsZ; this encodes MGIFEMAPQELPLAKIVVVGVGGAGGNTVNTMVEEGIEGVNIVVVNTDLQDLIKSRAQKKIQIGKETTRGLGTGFDPEKGKKAAEESMREIEEIFKGIDMVFITAGMGGGTGTGASSIIARAAKQSGAVTVSVVTLPFNWEGKKRYDVATRGVKDLSSSSDTILVIHNDNIRTLYSKQITAKDAFKYVDGVLVKATKGVSDLIIKQGHINLDFADIKRVMGKGGKALMGIGYGTGEDRAVQAANEAINSPLLDNVSITEASSVLVNITGPDDLKLEEIDNVMKLIQEKIGDDTDKEILFGIRYDTTYNSRIEITIIATGIGTKKSRKENRVEGFFTGEQSSDSDKKNSLEKNFIWTPEEDQVDLFEAEIIEKGDDTAEENDEDRENRKKEVFNKRQRMRKNRPIEDELDLYNSDELTEPAYLRRQNN